The following are encoded together in the Montipora foliosa isolate CH-2021 chromosome 12, ASM3666993v2, whole genome shotgun sequence genome:
- the LOC137978851 gene encoding histamine N-methyltransferase-like: MSQKRISLSQSYEAYEKAFKSFLGNSTARQSIVKCVQDGTRLALEKIAPLDVNKPFNVLGVGSGKGEMDLLIVQFIANQLKASGTHGKKPAIHSLVVEPSSFLLEKFKASVASLPSSLTELAQLSFEWQQTTFQDYKRKCDSQDKRTWPSFDFIHFVHSIYYMDAEEALCTCFDEQLGERGAIFCLVQVENSYFDKVQERFKGKLTFGSEDMVIYTQNGLAKIAAKKGWTFDVIKQDFFIDVTLCFREPSEQGDRLFDFLTHQKDFRATADKELIEEVKNFFGEFIISDGTKGKLLKAEMAAVVIIK; this comes from the coding sequence ATGTCTCAGAAAAGGATATCTTTATCTCAGTCGTACGAAGCCTACGAGAAAGCTTTCAAATCGTTTCTGGGCAACTCTACGGCCAGACAATCCATCGTCAAGTGCGTGCAAGATGGTACGAGGCTAGCGCTCGAGAAAATTGCGCCTCTAGACGTAAACAAACCATTCAATGTCTTAGGAGTTGGTAGTGGCAAAGGCGAAATGGACCTACTGATCGTGCAATTCATTGCTAATCAGCTCAAGGCCAGCGGAACTCATGGAAAGAAGCCTGCTATTCATAGTTTGGTGGTTGAGCCGAGCTCTTTTCTTTTGGAGAAATTCAAAGCATCGGTTGCATCTCTGCCAAGTTCACTGACAGAATTGGCTCAGCTCTCGTTCGAATGGCAGCAAACGACTTTTCAAGACTACAAGAGAAAGTGTGACTCCCAAGACAAGAGGACGTGGCCCAGCTTTGATTTCATCCATTTTGTCCACAGTATTTACTACATGGATGCGGAAGAAGCGCTCTGCACGTGCTTTGACGAGCAGTTGGGTGAAAGAGGCGCCATATTCTGTCTTGTCCAAGTCGAGAACTCGTACTTTGACAAGGTGCAAGAGAGGTTTAAGGGAAAACTGACGTTCGGATCGGAAGATATGGTTATCTACACGCAAAACGGCCTTGCCAAGATAGCCGCTAAAAAAGGCTGGACCTTTGACGTCATCAAACAGGACTTCTTTATCGATGTGACCCTTTGCTTTCGAGAACCATCGGAACAAGGCGACCGGTTATTTGACTTCCTGACACACCAGAAAGACTTCCGAGCAACCGCCGACAAGGAATTGATTGAAGAAGTCAAGAATTTCTTCGGCGAGTTTATTATCTCGGATGGAACGAAAGGCAAATTGCTGAAAGCCGAAATGGCAGCTGTAGTAATCATAAAGTGA